In the Thermomicrobiales bacterium genome, GCCCCGGCAGAAGCAACCGCCGCGGCAAACTCCGCCCGGTCACTCACTCGTGTCATCGGCCCCTGGACGATCGGATAGCGCGTCCCGTGGGAGATAGACAGAGACGACCCCTCGACAAGCGGGCTCTCCAGCTGCGCCGCGCGGACATGGTCGATAGCGCCGGCCTGGATCGCGCCAACCACTCCGCCGACAGTGACAAACCTGTCGGCCAGGTGGGCGGCGAATACGGCATCCTGTCCGATGGCCAGTGCCTGGCGATCGGGATCCGACCAGCCAACGGCCCGGAGAAGCTCGCTGCGCCAGCGTTCGAGCGTCTGCGTTCGGTCCTCCGCCACCGCGATCGCCGTCGCGGCAGCGCGGAGATCGTCGACTGCCGCGATGCCGGGTCTCACGTAGACACGGAATTGCGCGCCGAGGTCGCCGCCGAGGCTGGCTGTCTCGCTGCCATCCATCGAGCGAATTCGCTGGCGCGCCGCCTTCCCCAGTGGGGACTCGCGGGTCAGCGCCAGCTGACTGTCGAGGACAACGCCCGCCGCGCCGCCAGCAAAGCACGCCGCCGCTGTGTGGAGCCCCACTCCGCCCCACGCCCAGACTGGCAGTCGTAGCCGGCCAATAAGGCGCTGAAGGAGGACGAAGCTGCTCTCCTCCCCGATCCAGCCGCCAGCCTCGTGGCCCTTGGCAATCACTGCCTCGGCGCCTGCAACCTCCGCCGCGCGACCGATTTCCTCGGATGTCGCGACAACGAACGCACGACGACGAGCGGCAAGCACATCGGCAACGGCCGGCGCGACTGCTTCTGGAGAGCGTGCGGCGATGCACACGAACTCGATAGATTCAGGCAACGTCGCGAGCACCGTCGATCGTAGCTCGGAGTCATCTGCGTCGAGCAAGACTCCGAGCCGACCGCGACCAAATGTCGCCAGCCGGTCGATCGCGGCAATTGCAAGGATGGGGTCCACAACGAACTCGAGGTTGAGGACTCCAATGGCTCCTGCTCGGCTACCAGCTATTGGGAGAGCGGGGTCTGGCGCGCCGGGCAAAGAACAGACAACAGCGTCAAACGCAGAGCGAGAATGCACGGTCATTGTCCTCTTCGTCTGGATTGGAAGGTTGTGTTACGTCTCTACATAGCGTCCTTGAAACATGAGGACACAGAGGTCGGGTGCATCTCCAAAGATGCGGGGCAGCGCCGGCTGGGGTGCCTCCAGCAGTCGCGATCGATCGGGTCGACTCATTCACAATAACACTCATCTTCGCCGTGTCAATCAAATGCGACAATTGCCTTTGCGCCACACTCAGCAGGATCAGGGCCACGACCACGCTGGTTTGACGTATACCTTGCTGGCAGGCGCGCCGTGTCCGTCGAGCGCGCTTCGGCAATCGTTAGCTGCGACACATGCCGATATTCAGCTGGCATAACTCCGATCGCCCGCCGCGCGAAAATGAAGGAGGAGCAACGTGAATCGACGAGTGGCCGTCATCGGTCTCGACTGCGCGGAGCCGTCACTCATCTTCGACCGGTGGATCGAGGACCTGCCGAACCTCCGCTCGCTGATCGAACGCGGCACATGGGGCCAATTGCGGAGCGTTGACCCACCGATCACGGTGCCGGCGTGGAGCTGCATGATGACCAGCCGGGACCCGGGCGAGCTCGGCATCTACGGCTTTCGCAATCGGGCCGACCATAGTTACGACCGACAGTTCGTCGCCGACTCGCGAGCTGTGCCAGTCCCCAGGTTATGGGATCATCTCGGCGAAGCAGGGAAGCATGTGATCGTGCTCGGTGTGCCGGGCACATACCCGCCCGCTCCCGTCGCGGGGGAGCTGGTCTCCTGTTTTCTAACGCCGGATCCCCGTGTCGACCAATACACCGAGCCGGCATCGTTGCGCGATGAAATCGAGCGCCTTGTCGGCCCATATCAAGTCGACGTGCGGAACTACCGCCGCGCGGACCGCGATCGCATCCTCAGCGAGATCTACGAGATGACCGAACAGCACTTCGCGGCTGCCCGGCATCTGCTCGATACGCGCCCGTGGGATTTCTTCATGATGGTCGAGATCGGTGTCGACCGCATCCATCATGCATTCTGGAGCTTCCACGATCCGACCCATCGGAACTATGAACCCGGCAACCGCTACCGCGACGTTATTCGCAACTACTACCAGTACCTCGACGACCAGATCGGAGAGCTCCTGGAACGCTTCGGCGATGACGACACGGTCATTGTCGTCTCGGATCACGGCGCGGAGCCCATGCGGGGCGCGGTCTGCATCAATCAATGGCTCATTGGCGAAGGGTATCTGACGCTGCGGTCGACCCCGGAGACGATTACGCCGTTCGACGTCACGAACGTCGACTGGTCGCAAACGCGCGTCTGGGGTGACGGCGGCTACTACGGGCGTATCTGGCTCAACGTCCGCGGCCGGGAGCCGGACGGGATCGTGGATCCGTCCGAGTACGAAGCGCTTCGCGACGAGCTGATTTCGCGACTGGAGGGACTACCCGATCCCGACGGCCAACCGATCGGGACGCGGGTGTTCCGTCCGGAAGACCTATGGCTGGAGCAACGTGGAGTCGCGCCGGATCTGATTGCCTATTTTGGCAACCTCGCGTGGCGCAGCGCTGGCAGCATCGGCCACGCTGGATATCACACCTTCGAGAACGATACCGGCCCCGACGACGCAAATCACGCCCGCAACGGGGTGTTCATCATGGCCGGCCCTGGCGTCCCAGCCGGCCCTCGCGACGGGCTGAGCATCCTCGACGTTGCGCCGACGATCCTCGGCCGCTTCGGCATACCTCCGATCGAGAGGATGCGCGGCCAGGTCATCGATATCCACTGAGTCACGACAGGGATCCATCTTCCTGTCAACTCGAGATATTTCGCGACCACCAGCCCACTCACACGTTACAATATTGTAAGAATCGGTGTCACGTTGACGCTTCGAGCGGGCGTGGCTCCGTAGTCGTGACCAGGGGGTATGTGTCACGGCGACGCTGCCGCGATGCGCGGCAGGGGTGGGGTAACTGAAGAGGTGGGGTAATGACACAACATACGTGGCGTCTGAGGGACGCCGCCCGATTTGGTGTGCTCATCGCCGTCGTGTTGGCTGGCTGCATGGGGGCAGTTACGCCAACAACAACCGCCGCGCCAGTAAGGCCGGAAATCTCGTTCGTGGACTCGGCAACAGGCGCCTGCAAGGTGACCGAAGCGAAGGCAATGGTCACCGGCGGCGGGGATCAGGACTGGTCGCACACGACAGACCGCATCGTGTACGACCAGCTCGACGCAAACAGGATCTTCCAACTGAACACGATGAAGTCAGACGGATCTGACACGAAGTGCCTGAGCTGCGCCGCCCGGGCTGGCGCTCCAGCGGTGAACCAGCACAAATTCAACCCATCGTGGCACCCATCGGGGCAGTACATCGTCGTCCAGGTCGAGATGAAGAGTCACTGGCTATCCTGGCTGAAGACAGATCCAATGACAACCGAGCTCCTGCAAAATGGACTCTGGAACGATCTCTATCTCGTGAGCGCCGACGGGACCTCGTGGCAGAAGCTGACCAACACCACTGCGAGTGTCACTGATGGGGTGCTCGCGCCGGTGTTTTCTCCGGACGGCACGAAGCTGATGTGGTCGAAGATCATCGCGCCCGCCTCGAAGACCCAGCCATTCGGTGTCTGGCGGTTGATGATCGCGGATTTCGCCATGTCCGGTGGAAAAGCCA is a window encoding:
- a CDS encoding alkaline phosphatase family protein; the encoded protein is MNRRVAVIGLDCAEPSLIFDRWIEDLPNLRSLIERGTWGQLRSVDPPITVPAWSCMMTSRDPGELGIYGFRNRADHSYDRQFVADSRAVPVPRLWDHLGEAGKHVIVLGVPGTYPPAPVAGELVSCFLTPDPRVDQYTEPASLRDEIERLVGPYQVDVRNYRRADRDRILSEIYEMTEQHFAAARHLLDTRPWDFFMMVEIGVDRIHHAFWSFHDPTHRNYEPGNRYRDVIRNYYQYLDDQIGELLERFGDDDTVIVVSDHGAEPMRGAVCINQWLIGEGYLTLRSTPETITPFDVTNVDWSQTRVWGDGGYYGRIWLNVRGREPDGIVDPSEYEALRDELISRLEGLPDPDGQPIGTRVFRPEDLWLEQRGVAPDLIAYFGNLAWRSAGSIGHAGYHTFENDTGPDDANHARNGVFIMAGPGVPAGPRDGLSILDVAPTILGRFGIPPIERMRGQVIDIH